The Klebsiella sp. RHBSTW-00484 genome includes a window with the following:
- the rplR gene encoding 50S ribosomal protein L18 encodes MDKKSARIRRATRARRKLQELGATRLVVHRTPRHIYAQVIAPNGSEVLVAASTVEKAIAEQLKYTGNKDAAAAVGKAVAERALEKGIKDVSFDRSGFQYHGRVQALADAAREAGLQF; translated from the coding sequence ATGGATAAGAAATCTGCTCGTATCCGTCGTGCGACCCGCGCACGCCGCAAGCTCCAGGAGCTGGGTGCAACTCGCCTGGTGGTACATCGTACCCCGCGTCATATTTACGCACAGGTAATTGCACCGAATGGTTCTGAAGTTCTGGTAGCTGCTTCTACTGTAGAAAAAGCTATCGCTGAACAATTGAAGTACACCGGTAACAAAGACGCGGCCGCAGCTGTGGGTAAAGCTGTTGCTGAACGCGCTCTGGAAAAAGGCATCAAAGATGTTTCCTTTGACCGTTCCGGGTTCCAATATCATGGTCGTGTCCAGGCACTGGCAGATGCTGCCCGTGAAGCTGGCCTTCAGTTCTAA
- the rpsE gene encoding 30S ribosomal protein S5: MAHIEKQAGELQEKLIAVNRVSKTVKGGRIFSFTALTVVGDGNGRVGFGYGKAREVPAAIQKAMEKARRNMINVALNHGTLQHPVKGVHTGSRVFMQPASEGTGIIAGGAMRAVLEVAGVHNVLAKAYGSTNPINVVRATIDGLENMNSPEMVAAKRGKSVEEILGK, encoded by the coding sequence ATGGCTCACATCGAAAAACAAGCTGGCGAACTGCAGGAAAAGCTGATCGCGGTTAACCGCGTATCTAAAACCGTTAAAGGTGGTCGTATTTTCTCCTTCACAGCTCTGACTGTAGTTGGTGACGGTAACGGTCGCGTAGGTTTTGGTTACGGTAAAGCGCGTGAAGTTCCAGCAGCGATCCAGAAAGCGATGGAAAAAGCCCGTCGCAATATGATTAATGTCGCGCTGAACCACGGCACCCTGCAACACCCGGTTAAAGGTGTTCACACGGGTTCTCGTGTATTCATGCAGCCAGCTTCCGAAGGTACCGGTATTATCGCCGGTGGTGCAATGCGCGCCGTTCTGGAAGTTGCTGGAGTTCATAACGTTCTGGCTAAAGCATATGGTTCTACTAACCCGATCAACGTGGTTCGTGCAACTATTGATGGCCTGGAAAATATGAATTCTCCAGAAATGGTCGCTGCCAAGCGTGGTAAATCCGTTGAAGAAATTCTGGGGAAATAA
- the rpmD gene encoding 50S ribosomal protein L30 codes for MAKTIKITQTRSAIGRLPKHKATLLGLGLRRIGHTVEREDTPAVRGMVNAVSFMVKVEE; via the coding sequence ATGGCAAAGACTATTAAAATTACTCAAACCCGCAGTGCAATCGGTCGTCTGCCGAAACACAAGGCAACGCTGCTTGGCCTGGGTCTGCGTCGTATTGGTCACACCGTAGAGCGCGAGGATACTCCTGCTGTTCGTGGTATGGTCAACGCGGTTTCCTTCATGGTTAAAGTTGAGGAGTAA
- the rplO gene encoding 50S ribosomal protein L15 — MRLNTLSPAEGSKKAGKRLGRGIGSGLGKTGGRGHKGQNSRSGGGVRRGFEGGQMPLYRRLPKFGFTSRKAMITAEVRLSDLAHVEGDVVDLNTLKAANIIGIQIEFAKVILSGEVSRPVTVRGLRVTKGARAAIEAAGGKIEE; from the coding sequence ATGCGTTTAAATACTCTGTCTCCGGCCGAAGGCTCCAAAAAGGCGGGTAAACGCCTGGGTCGTGGTATCGGTTCTGGCCTCGGTAAAACCGGTGGTCGTGGTCACAAAGGTCAGAATTCTCGTTCTGGCGGTGGCGTACGTCGCGGTTTCGAAGGTGGTCAGATGCCTCTGTACCGTCGTCTGCCGAAATTTGGCTTCACTTCTCGTAAAGCAATGATCACTGCAGAAGTTCGTCTGTCTGATCTGGCTCATGTAGAAGGCGATGTAGTCGACCTGAACACGCTGAAAGCGGCTAACATTATCGGTATCCAGATCGAGTTCGCGAAAGTGATCCTGTCTGGTGAGGTATCTCGTCCGGTAACTGTTCGTGGCCTGCGCGTGACTAAAGGTGCTCGTGCTGCTATCGAAGCTGCTGGCGGTAAAATTGAGGAATAA
- the secY gene encoding preprotein translocase subunit SecY has product MAKQPGLDFQSAKGGIGELKRRLLFVIGALIVFRIGSFIPIPGIDATVLAKLLEQQRGTIIEMFNMFSGGALSRASIFALGIMPYISASIIVQLLTVVYQPLAELKKEGESGRRKISQYTRYGTLVLAIFQSIGIATGLPNMPGMQGLVINPGFAFYFTAVVSLVSGTMFLMWLGEQITERGIGNGISIIIFAGIVAGLPPAIAHTIEQARQGDLHFLLLLLVAVLVFAVTFFVVFVERGQRRIVVNYAKRQQGRRVYAAQSTHLPLKVNMAGVIPAIFASSIILFPATITSWFGGGTGWNWLTTISLYLQPGQPLYVLLYASAIIFFCFFYTALVFNPRETADNLKKSGAFVPGIRPGEQTAKYIDKVMTRLTLVGALYITFICLIPEFMRDAMKVPFYFGGTSLLIVVVVIMDFMAQVQTLMMSSQYESALKKANLKGYGR; this is encoded by the coding sequence ATGGCTAAGCAACCGGGATTAGATTTTCAAAGTGCCAAAGGTGGGATTGGCGAGCTGAAACGCAGACTTTTGTTTGTAATCGGTGCGTTGATTGTGTTCCGTATTGGCTCTTTTATTCCGATCCCTGGTATTGATGCCACTGTACTTGCCAAACTGCTTGAGCAACAGCGAGGCACCATCATTGAAATGTTCAACATGTTCTCTGGTGGTGCTCTCAGCCGTGCTTCTATCTTTGCCTTGGGTATCATGCCGTATATTTCGGCATCGATCATTGTCCAGCTGCTAACGGTTGTTTATCAGCCGTTGGCGGAGCTTAAGAAAGAAGGGGAGTCTGGTCGTCGTAAGATCAGCCAGTACACCCGCTACGGTACTCTGGTGCTGGCGATATTCCAGTCGATTGGTATTGCTACTGGTCTACCGAATATGCCTGGTATGCAGGGCTTGGTCATTAACCCAGGTTTTGCGTTCTATTTCACCGCTGTTGTGAGTCTGGTTTCAGGAACGATGTTCCTGATGTGGCTAGGCGAACAGATTACTGAGCGTGGTATCGGTAACGGTATTTCGATCATTATCTTCGCTGGTATTGTTGCGGGACTCCCGCCGGCCATCGCCCATACTATCGAGCAAGCGCGTCAAGGCGACCTGCACTTCCTCCTGTTGCTGTTGGTTGCAGTATTAGTATTTGCAGTGACCTTCTTTGTTGTCTTTGTAGAACGTGGTCAACGCCGTATTGTGGTTAACTACGCGAAACGTCAACAGGGTCGTCGTGTCTATGCTGCACAGAGCACACATTTACCGCTGAAAGTGAATATGGCAGGGGTAATCCCGGCAATCTTCGCTTCCAGTATTATTCTGTTCCCGGCTACCATCACGTCATGGTTCGGGGGCGGTACTGGTTGGAACTGGCTGACAACAATTTCGCTGTATTTGCAGCCTGGGCAACCGCTTTATGTGTTACTCTATGCGTCTGCAATCATCTTCTTCTGTTTCTTCTACACGGCTTTAGTATTCAACCCGCGTGAAACAGCAGATAACCTGAAGAAGTCCGGTGCATTTGTACCAGGAATTCGTCCGGGAGAGCAAACGGCGAAGTATATCGATAAAGTAATGACTCGTCTGACTTTGGTCGGTGCGTTGTACATTACTTTTATCTGCCTGATCCCGGAGTTCATGCGTGATGCAATGAAAGTACCGTTCTACTTCGGTGGGACCTCACTGCTTATCGTTGTCGTTGTGATTATGGACTTTATGGCTCAAGTGCAAACTCTGATGATGTCAAGTCAGTATGAGTCTGCATTGAAGAAGGCGAACCTGAAAGGCTACGGCCGCTAA
- the rpmJ gene encoding 50S ribosomal protein L36, with protein MKVRASVKKLCRNCKIVKRDGVIRVICSAEPKHKQRQG; from the coding sequence ATGAAAGTTCGTGCTTCCGTCAAGAAATTATGCCGTAACTGCAAAATCGTTAAGCGCGATGGCGTCATCCGCGTGATTTGCAGTGCCGAGCCGAAGCATAAACAGCGCCAAGGCTGA
- the rpsM gene encoding 30S ribosomal protein S13 — translation MARIAGINIPDHKHTVIALTAIFGIGKTRSKAICADTGIAENVKISELSEEQIESLREAVGKFVVEGDLRREITLSIKRLMDLGCYRGLRHRRGLPVRGQRTKTNARTRKGPRKPIKK, via the coding sequence GTGGCCCGTATAGCAGGCATTAACATTCCTGATCACAAACATACCGTCATTGCATTAACTGCAATTTTCGGTATCGGCAAGACCCGCTCTAAAGCCATCTGTGCTGACACGGGTATCGCTGAAAATGTTAAGATCAGTGAGCTGTCTGAAGAACAAATTGAATCCCTGCGTGAAGCAGTAGGTAAATTTGTCGTTGAAGGTGATCTGCGCCGTGAAATCACCCTGAGCATCAAGCGTCTTATGGACCTTGGTTGCTATCGTGGTTTACGCCATCGTCGTGGTCTTCCGGTTCGCGGTCAGCGTACTAAGACCAACGCACGTACCCGCAAGGGTCCGCGTAAACCGATCAAGAAATAG
- the rpsK gene encoding 30S ribosomal protein S11 — protein MAKAPVRARKRVRKQVSDGVAHVHASFNNTIVTITDRQGNALGWATAGGSGFRGSRKSTPFAAQVAAERCAEAVKEYGIKNLEVMVKGPGPGRESTIRALNAAGFRITNITDVTPIPHNGCRPPKKRRV, from the coding sequence ATGGCAAAGGCACCAGTTCGTGCACGTAAGCGTGTAAGAAAACAAGTCTCTGATGGCGTGGCTCATGTCCATGCTTCTTTTAACAACACCATCGTTACCATTACTGATCGTCAGGGTAACGCGCTGGGTTGGGCAACAGCCGGTGGTTCCGGTTTCCGTGGTTCTCGCAAATCCACTCCGTTTGCAGCTCAGGTTGCAGCAGAGCGTTGCGCTGAAGCCGTAAAAGAATACGGCATCAAGAATCTGGAAGTTATGGTTAAAGGTCCGGGTCCAGGTCGCGAATCTACTATTCGTGCACTGAACGCCGCTGGTTTTCGCATCACGAACATTACTGATGTGACTCCGATCCCTCATAACGGTTGTCGTCCGCCGAAAAAACGTCGCGTATAA
- the rpsD gene encoding 30S ribosomal protein S4 yields the protein MARYLGPKLKLSRREGTDLFLKSGVRAIDTKCKIEQAPGQHGARKPRLSDYGVQLREKQKVRRMYGVLERQFRNYYKEAARLKGNTGENLLTLLEGRLDNVVYRMGFGATRAESRQLVSHKAIMVNGRVVNIASYQVKANDVVSIREKAKKQSRVKAALELAEQREKPTWLEVDAGKMEGTFKRQPERSDLSADINEHLIVELYSK from the coding sequence ATGGCAAGATATTTGGGTCCTAAGCTCAAGCTGAGCCGTCGTGAGGGCACTGACTTATTCCTTAAGTCTGGCGTTCGCGCGATCGATACCAAGTGTAAAATTGAACAAGCTCCTGGCCAGCATGGTGCGCGTAAACCGCGTCTGTCTGACTATGGTGTGCAGTTGCGTGAAAAGCAAAAAGTTCGCCGTATGTACGGTGTGCTGGAGCGTCAGTTCCGTAACTATTATAAAGAAGCAGCACGTCTGAAAGGCAACACTGGTGAAAACCTGTTGACTCTGCTGGAAGGTCGTCTGGACAACGTTGTATACCGTATGGGCTTCGGCGCGACTCGTGCTGAATCACGTCAGCTGGTTAGCCACAAAGCTATCATGGTAAACGGTCGTGTTGTTAACATCGCTTCTTATCAGGTTAAGGCGAATGACGTTGTCAGCATTCGTGAGAAAGCGAAAAAGCAATCTCGCGTGAAAGCCGCTCTGGAGCTGGCTGAGCAGCGTGAAAAGCCAACCTGGCTGGAAGTTGATGCTGGCAAGATGGAAGGTACGTTCAAGCGTCAGCCGGAACGTTCTGATCTGTCTGCGGACATTAACGAACACCTGATCGTCGAGCTTTACTCCAAGTAA
- a CDS encoding DNA-directed RNA polymerase subunit alpha — protein sequence MQGSVTEFLKPRLVDIEQVSSTHAKVTLEPLERGFGHTLGNALRRILLSSMPGCAVTEVEIDGVLHEYSTKEGVQEDILEILLNLKGLAVRVQGKDEVILTLNKSGIGPVTAADITHDGDVEIVKPQHVICHLTDENAAISMRIKVQRGRGYVPASARIHSEEDERPIGRLLVDACYSPVERIAYNVEAARVEQRTDLDKLVIEMETNGTIDPEEAIRRAATILAEQLEAFVDLRDVRQPEVKEEKPEFDPILLRPVDDLELTVRSANCLKAEAIHYIGDLVQRTEVELLKTPNLGKKSLTEIKDVLASRGLSLGMRLENWPPASIADE from the coding sequence ATGCAGGGTTCTGTGACAGAGTTTCTAAAACCGCGCCTGGTCGATATCGAGCAAGTGAGTTCGACGCACGCCAAGGTGACCCTTGAGCCTTTAGAGCGTGGCTTTGGCCATACTCTGGGTAACGCACTGCGCCGTATTCTGCTCTCATCGATGCCGGGTTGCGCGGTGACCGAGGTTGAGATTGATGGTGTACTTCATGAGTACAGCACCAAAGAAGGCGTTCAGGAAGATATCCTTGAAATCCTGCTCAACCTGAAAGGGCTGGCGGTGAGAGTTCAGGGTAAAGATGAAGTTATTCTTACTCTGAATAAATCTGGCATTGGCCCTGTGACTGCAGCCGACATCACCCATGATGGTGATGTTGAAATCGTCAAGCCGCAGCACGTGATCTGCCACCTGACCGATGAGAACGCAGCTATTAGCATGCGTATCAAAGTTCAGCGCGGTCGTGGTTATGTGCCGGCTTCTGCCCGAATTCATTCGGAAGAAGATGAGCGCCCAATCGGCCGTCTGCTGGTCGACGCATGTTATAGCCCTGTAGAGCGTATTGCCTACAATGTTGAAGCAGCGCGTGTAGAACAGCGTACCGACCTGGACAAGCTGGTCATCGAAATGGAAACCAACGGCACAATCGATCCTGAAGAGGCGATTCGTCGTGCGGCAACCATCCTGGCAGAACAACTGGAAGCTTTCGTTGACTTACGCGATGTACGTCAGCCGGAAGTGAAAGAAGAGAAACCAGAATTCGATCCGATCCTGCTGCGCCCTGTTGACGATCTCGAATTGACTGTCCGCTCTGCTAACTGCCTCAAGGCAGAAGCTATCCACTATATCGGTGATCTGGTACAGCGTACCGAGGTTGAGTTGCTGAAAACGCCGAACCTGGGTAAAAAATCTCTTACCGAGATTAAAGACGTGCTGGCTTCACGTGGTCTGTCTCTGGGCATGCGCCTGGAAAACTGGCCACCGGCAAGCATTGCTGACGAGTAA
- the rplQ gene encoding 50S ribosomal protein L17 — protein MRHRKSGRQLNRNSSHRQAMFRNMAGSLVRHEIIKTTLPKAKELRRVVEPLITLAKTDSVANRRLAFARTRDNEIVAKLFNELGPRFASRAGGYTRILKCGFRAGDNAPMAYIELVDRSESKAEAAAE, from the coding sequence ATGCGCCATCGTAAGAGTGGTCGTCAACTGAACCGCAACAGCAGCCATCGCCAGGCTATGTTCCGTAACATGGCTGGTTCGCTGGTTCGTCATGAGATCATCAAGACGACCCTGCCGAAAGCGAAAGAACTGCGTCGCGTAGTTGAGCCGCTGATTACTCTTGCCAAGACTGATAGCGTAGCTAATCGTCGTCTGGCATTCGCCCGTACTCGTGATAACGAGATCGTGGCAAAACTGTTTAACGAGCTGGGCCCGCGTTTCGCGAGCCGCGCCGGTGGTTACACTCGCATTCTGAAGTGTGGCTTCCGTGCAGGCGACAACGCGCCGATGGCATACATCGAGCTGGTTGATCGCTCTGAATCGAAAGCAGAAGCTGCTGCAGAGTAA
- a CDS encoding DUF1992 domain-containing protein — protein MWLLDQWAERHILDAQNKGEFDNLPGCGEPLMLDDDSHVPPELRASYRLLKNAGCLPPELEHRKEAIVLVDLLRNVQENEPCCVEWSRRLALVELKLRQAGLNTDFLRGDYVDKLLHKINEEQ, from the coding sequence ATGTGGTTACTGGATCAGTGGGCAGAGCGCCATATCCTCGATGCTCAAAACAAAGGTGAATTCGATAATCTTCCAGGCTGCGGAGAACCGCTTATGTTGGATGATGATTCACATGTTCCACCAGAGCTACGCGCCAGTTATCGGTTGCTTAAAAATGCAGGCTGTTTACCTCCCGAACTGGAACATCGGAAAGAAGCAATCGTGCTTGTAGACTTACTCAGGAACGTTCAGGAAAACGAACCGTGCTGCGTGGAGTGGAGTCGTCGTCTTGCCTTGGTTGAACTAAAGCTACGGCAAGCAGGTCTTAATACTGACTTTTTGCGTGGCGATTATGTAGATAAGTTACTGCATAAGATCAATGAGGAGCAATAA
- the zntR gene encoding Zn(2+)-responsive transcriptional regulator encodes MYRIGELAKLADVTPDTIRYYEKQKMMEHNVRTEGGFRLYSDNDLQRLRFIRYGRQLGFTLESIRELLSIRIDPEHHTCQESKGIVKARLREVESRIKELQTMRRSLQRLNDACCGTAHSSIYCSILEALEQGASSQNAER; translated from the coding sequence ATGTATCGCATCGGTGAACTGGCAAAATTGGCAGACGTTACTCCTGATACCATTCGCTATTATGAAAAACAGAAGATGATGGAGCATAACGTACGTACTGAAGGAGGATTTCGTCTCTATTCAGACAACGATCTGCAGAGACTCCGTTTTATTCGTTACGGCAGGCAATTGGGTTTCACATTGGAATCGATTCGCGAACTTCTTTCGATCCGAATAGATCCGGAGCATCATACTTGTCAGGAGTCGAAAGGTATCGTTAAGGCTCGTTTAAGGGAAGTTGAATCTCGGATCAAAGAGCTACAAACTATGCGTCGGTCATTGCAGCGGCTTAATGACGCATGCTGTGGGACCGCACACAGTAGTATTTATTGTTCGATCCTTGAGGCGCTTGAGCAAGGAGCCAGTAGCCAAAACGCAGAGCGTTGA
- a CDS encoding alternative ribosome-rescue factor A, producing MSHYQHTKGKIKDNAIEALLHDPLFRQRVEKNKKGKGSYQRKDKHTGRNEREASGKRVKHFFTTGLLLLIF from the coding sequence ATGAGCCACTACCAACATACTAAAGGGAAAATAAAAGATAACGCCATTGAGGCACTACTTCATGACCCCTTGTTCAGGCAGCGAGTTGAGAAGAATAAGAAAGGAAAAGGAAGTTACCAGCGTAAAGATAAACATACGGGGCGTAATGAGCGGGAGGCCAGTGGCAAGAGAGTTAAGCACTTTTTTACCACTGGCCTTCTGCTTTTAATATTCTAA
- the mscL gene encoding large-conductance mechanosensitive channel protein MscL, translating into MSFLKEFREFAMRGNVVDLAVGVIIGAAFGKIVSSLVADIIMPPLGLLIGGIDFKQFAVTLRDAQGDIPAVVMHYGVFIQNVFDFVIVAFAIFMAIKLINRLNRKKEEAPAAPPAPGKEEVLLSEIRDLLKEQNNRS; encoded by the coding sequence ATGAGTTTTTTAAAAGAATTTCGCGAATTCGCGATGCGCGGGAATGTTGTTGACCTGGCTGTCGGTGTCATCATTGGTGCCGCATTCGGTAAGATTGTATCGTCGCTAGTCGCCGATATAATTATGCCGCCATTAGGTTTGCTTATTGGCGGGATCGATTTTAAACAGTTTGCGGTTACGCTTCGTGATGCGCAGGGGGATATCCCCGCAGTCGTCATGCACTATGGTGTATTCATCCAAAACGTTTTTGACTTTGTCATCGTTGCATTTGCCATTTTTATGGCAATTAAACTGATAAATAGACTAAACCGCAAAAAAGAAGAAGCTCCAGCTGCGCCGCCGGCTCCAGGCAAAGAAGAAGTCTTGCTCAGTGAAATTCGCGACTTGCTAAAAGAACAAAACAATCGTTCTTAA
- the trkA gene encoding Trk system potassium transporter TrkA, translating into MKIIILGAGQVGGTLAENLVGENNDITLVDTNGDRLRSLQDKFDLRVVQGHGSHPRVLREAGADDADMLVAVTNSDETNMVACQVAYSLFNTPNRIARIRSPDYVRDADKLFHSEAVPIDHLIAPEQLVINNIYRLIEYPGALQVVNFAEGKVSLAVVKAYYGGPLVGNALSTMREHMPHIDTRVAAIFRHDRPIRPQGSTIVEAGDEVFFIAASQHIRAVMSELQRLEKPYKRIMLVGGGNIGAGLAHRLEKDYSVKLIERNQQRAAELAEKLQNTIVFYGDASDQELLAEEHIDQVDLFIAVTNDDEANIMSAMLAKRMGAKKVMVLIQRRAYVDLVQGSVIDIAISPQQATISALLSHVRKADIVGVSSLRRGVAEAIEAVAHGDESTSRVVGRAIDEIKLPPGTIIGAVVRGNDVMIANNNLRIEQGDHVIMFLTDKKFISDVERLFQPSPFFL; encoded by the coding sequence ATGAAGATTATTATTCTTGGCGCTGGACAGGTAGGCGGAACTCTGGCGGAAAATCTAGTTGGAGAGAACAACGATATTACGCTAGTTGATACAAATGGCGACCGTCTTCGCAGCTTGCAGGATAAATTCGATCTGCGTGTAGTGCAGGGGCATGGCTCGCACCCACGCGTACTACGTGAAGCTGGTGCAGACGATGCAGACATGCTGGTTGCAGTCACCAACTCAGATGAAACCAACATGGTAGCCTGTCAGGTCGCCTATTCGCTATTTAATACTCCAAATCGTATTGCCCGTATCCGTTCTCCGGATTATGTACGAGATGCTGATAAACTCTTTCACTCAGAAGCTGTCCCTATTGACCACCTGATTGCACCAGAACAGCTGGTAATTAATAATATATATCGCTTAATTGAGTATCCTGGCGCCCTACAGGTTGTTAATTTTGCTGAAGGGAAAGTCAGCCTGGCTGTGGTTAAGGCCTATTATGGCGGTCCTCTGGTCGGTAATGCACTTTCAACTATGCGCGAACATATGCCACATATTGATACGCGCGTAGCAGCTATTTTCCGCCACGATCGACCAATCAGGCCGCAAGGGTCAACAATCGTTGAAGCTGGTGACGAAGTGTTTTTCATCGCCGCATCTCAGCATATCCGCGCAGTAATGAGCGAACTTCAGCGCCTGGAGAAACCTTACAAGCGCATTATGCTGGTCGGCGGAGGAAACATCGGAGCTGGGCTTGCTCATCGGCTGGAGAAAGATTACAGCGTCAAACTTATTGAGCGCAACCAGCAGCGCGCAGCGGAACTCGCAGAGAAACTGCAAAATACCATCGTCTTTTACGGAGACGCCTCAGATCAGGAATTACTGGCTGAGGAGCATATTGATCAAGTTGATCTCTTCATTGCAGTCACCAATGATGATGAAGCCAATATTATGTCTGCGATGTTAGCTAAACGTATGGGGGCCAAAAAAGTCATGGTACTCATCCAACGTCGCGCCTATGTTGATCTTGTTCAGGGTAGCGTGATCGACATTGCGATCTCACCACAGCAGGCAACAATATCTGCACTACTTAGCCACGTTCGTAAGGCGGATATTGTCGGCGTTTCTTCACTACGACGTGGAGTTGCAGAAGCCATTGAGGCTGTGGCTCATGGTGATGAAAGCACTTCACGGGTAGTCGGCCGAGCGATCGATGAGATTAAACTTCCCCCAGGAACCATCATTGGCGCCGTTGTACGCGGTAATGATGTCATGATAGCTAATAACAATCTGCGTATTGAGCAAGGCGATCATGTCATTATGTTCCTGACTGACAAAAAATTTATCTCCGATGTTGAGAGACTCTTCCAACCAAGCCCCTTCTTCCTGTAG